AAAATAGCGTGAGGCGTGGAACCGTTTATCATATGCACTTTTTTAACTCCATGTTTTACGGCGTCGGCGCAGGAATTTGCCTTAGGTATCATTCCTCCGTAAATTACGCCGTCTTTAATCAATTTTTTAATTTCAACAGTCGTAACGGACGAAATCAGTTCTCCATTAGAATCTAAAAGCCCGTCCTGATCGGATAAAAATATAAGCTTTTCTGCTTCAAGTTCGCCTGCGACGGCAGAAGCTACAAGGTCGGCGTTAATATTAAGGGTTCTACCCTCCTTGTCCATACTTACGGGAGCTATGACCGGAATAAACGACGGATCTAAGGTTAGTAAAATCTTTTTATCGACTTTTTTAACCTCTCCTACGAAACCTAAATCTACGCTGCCCGAATTTATTTTTTCCGCTACAATAAGATTTCCGTCTTTTCCGGATAAACCGC
The DNA window shown above is from Candidatus Acidulodesulfobacterium acidiphilum and carries:
- the argB gene encoding acetylglutamate kinase; translation: MEEYIKKAKVLLEALPYIQEFAGKTFVIKFGGSISVDAGLKESFIKDVILLKLIGINIIIIHGGGKEIDVLLKKLDIKANFFDGYRITDENTMEVVEMVLSGKINKDLVALINKFGGRACGLSGKDGNLIVAEKINSGSVDLGFVGEVKKVDKKILLTLDPSFIPVIAPVSMDKEGRTLNINADLVASAVAGELEAEKLIFLSDQDGLLDSNGELISSVTTVEIKKLIKDGVIYGGMIPKANSCADAVKHGVKKVHMINGSTPHAILLEIFTKKGIGTQIYN